TTCATAACAATAAATGAAAAAGAAGCCTTAGAAAAAGCCTCAGAAATTGACAAAAAGATTGCGAGTCGTCAGAAGGTAGGATCGCTTGCAGGCATTCCGATCGCCGTTAAAGATAACATCTGCACAAAAAATTTAACCACTACCTGTGCTTCAAAGATCCTTCAAAATTTCATCCCCCCTTATGATGC
This portion of the Candidatus Curtissbacteria bacterium genome encodes:
- a CDS encoding amidase family protein, which encodes MNKNIQIIREASLRLLGLTALQIKEKILSREIQATELVGKLFKWIKDIEPNIQSFITINEKEALEKASEIDKKIASRQKVGSLAGIPIAVKDNICTKNLTTTCASKILQNFIPPYDA